One Syngnathoides biaculeatus isolate LvHL_M chromosome 4, ASM1980259v1, whole genome shotgun sequence DNA window includes the following coding sequences:
- the ddhd2 gene encoding phospholipase DDHD2 isoform X2 — translation MEQDSINIQFQRNDREVTELRHQIYPKTELMSLSPADQGGLSRTASPTGDEDQLNSSDQAGTAGKTTHVDQVLPLVDESSPGSTSSFEMLDVEPVRPPYQKVQPHWFFYKQSDDNVLWLPFSKEDSDKLETADNARGNEEVVVAVEGERYDVHVKERKCYPVYWEQAPFEVRRCTWFYKGDKDIRFMPYSEDFSNSLEDAYMIAVTLDEWKRKLDFPTGETVILHNPKLIMHYQPFGFQEDWVSSPSENTRPRTVKRGINNIPVEIPDGEPEKVDHLVFMVHGIGPACDLRFRSIIQCVNDFRSVALSLLSSHYKNAQSEGKVGKVEFLPVNWHSALHGDATGVDEDIHRITLPSISRLRHFTNDTLLDLFFYNSPTYCQTIVDTVASEINRLHALFKKRHPKFEGEISVVGHSLGSLILFDMLTNQRTGSESAREKVLSDDLCDPENDTLEQILTRLGLQQYTPTFKAENLDLESLALCQENDLKDLGIPLGPRKKILKYVRRKCLSEDNKAEGLASVLQGSLGSGDNGNQSAGSAVKKGQFHRTESITSAVDYEYFNMGVGQTSGSIAKGQVSIDYPQLAFQPQTFFAFGSPIGMFLTVRGLKRIDVNYSFPTCKRFYNIYHPFDPVAYRIEPMIVPDVDLEPMLIPHHKGRKRMHLELKDSFTRMSIDLKNNVLGSLRTAWLSLSRLPVAALPPVDEGKTTTEGTLQETRGESEEAESSVSTEQREQAEQGQIKVGMLNEGRRIDYVLQEKPIESFNEYLFAIQSHLCYWESEDAALLLLKEIYDKLDVPLD, via the exons ATGGAACAGGATTCCATCAACATACAGTTTCAGAGGAACGACAGAGAAGTCACCGA GTTACGGCATCAGATTTATCCCAAGACTGAATTAATGTCCCTCAGTCCTGCTGACCAGGGGGGTCTATCTCGGACTGCCTCCCCCACCGGAGATGAAGACCAGCTGAACAGCTCTGATCAGGCTGGGACTGCAGGGAAAACTACTCATGTGGACCAG GTGTTGCCACTTGTGGATGAAAGCTCTCCCGGTTCGACGTCTTCCTTCGAAATGCTCGACGTGGAGCCTGTCCGGCCTCCTTACCAAAAAGTGCAGCCTCATTGGTTCTTCTACAAACAGAGCGATGACAATGTACTCTGGCTCCCTTTTAGCAAAGAAGACTCCGACAAATTAGAGACTGCCGACAACGCAA GAGGAAACGAGGAGGTGGTTGTTGCTGTGGAGGGTGAGCGCTATGACGTACATGTCAAGGAGAGGAAGTGCTATCCCGTATACTGGGAACAAGCTCCCTTCGAAGTTCGCCGCTGCACGTGGTTCTACAAGGGAGATAAAGACATCAGGTTCATGCCATACTCGGAAGACTTCAGCAACAGTCTGGAG GATGCCTACATGATCGCCGTCACATTAGATGAGTGGAAAAGGAAGCTGGACTTTCCCACGGGAGAGACGGTCATTTTGCACAATCCCAAG CTGATAATGCACTACCAGCCATTTGGATTTCAGGAAGACTGGGTCTCCTCGCCATCCGAGAACACCCGTCCTAGAACAGTCAAACGTGGCATAAACAACATCCCTGTAGAAATACCTgatg gTGAACCAGAAAAGGTGGACCATCTTGTTTTTATGGTCCACGGCATCGGTCCTGCATGTGACTTGCGCTTCAGATCCATTATACAGTGTG TGAATGACTTCCGCAGTGTGGCGCTGTCTTTGTTGTCTTCTCATTACAAAAATGCTCAGTCTGAGGGCAAGGTTGGAAAAGTGGAGTTCCTCCCGGTGAACTGGCACAGCGCTTTACATGGAGATGCCACTGGCGTGGATGA GGACATCCATCGGATCACTCTGCCCAGCATCAGCAGACTGAGACACTTCACCAACGACACCCTGCTGGACTTGTTTTTCTATAACAGTCCCACGTACTGCCAGACCATCGTGGACACAGTCGCCTCGGAGATTAACAGGCTGCACGCGCTCTTTAAAAAGAGACACCCCAAGTTCGAGGGAGAGATTTCTGTCGTGGGTCATAGCCTCG GTTCATTGATACTGTTTGATATGCTAACCAACCAGAGAACTGGTTCAGAATCTGCAAGAGAAAAG GTACTGTCTGATGACCTTTGTGATCCGGAAAATGATACACTAGAACAGATTCTCACCCGACTGGGGCTGCAGCAATACACACCCACATTCAAAGCAGAAAATCTGGACCTGGAGTCACTG GCTCTTTGCCAAGAAAATGATCTCAAAGATTTAGGAATTCCTCTTGGACCACGGAAGAAGATCCTGAAATATGTCAGGAGAAAATGTCTTTCAGAG GATAACAAAGCTGAAGGTTTGGCTTCAGTGCTCCAAGGTTCACTTGGCAGTGGGGACAACGGTAACCAGTCTGCAGGATCCGCAGTCAAAAAGGGCCAGTTCCACAGAACAGAGTCCATCACCAGCGCTGTAGATTATGAATATTTCAACATGGGTGTCGGACAG ACCAGTGGAAGCATAGCCAAGGGACAG GTATCCATCGACTACCCGCAGCTAGCGTTCCAGCCGCAGACCTTTTTTGCGTTTGGATCCCCCATTGGAATGTTCCTAACTGTCCGTGGACTGAAACGAATCGATGTCAACTACAGCTTCCCGACCTGCAAGAGATTTTATAACATCTATCACCCG TTTGATCCTGTAGCTTACCGGATTGAACCCATGATTGTTCCAGATGTTGATCTGGAACCAATGCTAATTCCACACCACAAAGGCCGTAAGAGGATGCACTTGG AACTGAAGGACAGCTTCACCCGCATGAGcattgatttgaaaaataatgtccTGGGATCCTTGCGGACAGCTTGGCTGTCACTTTCCAGACTACCGGTGGCTGCGCTGCCCCCGGTGGATGAAGGAAAAACTACAACAGAGGGAACTCTTCAGGAGACACGAG GCGAGAGCGAGGAGGCGGAATCGTCAGTATCGACGGAGCAGCGGGAGCAGGCCGAGCAAGGGCAAATAAAAGTGGGCATGTTAAATGAAGGGCGGCGGATCGACTACGTGCTTCAGGAAAAACCTATAGAAAGCTTCAACGAATATTTGTTTGCCATTCAATCCCATCTTTGCTATTG GGAATCCGAGGATGCTGCCCTGCTGCTGCTGAAGGAGATCTACGACAAACTGGATGTGCCCTTGGATTAG
- the ddhd2 gene encoding phospholipase DDHD2 isoform X1, translating into MEQDSINIQFQRNDREVTELRHQIYPKTELMSLSPADQGGLSRTASPTGDEDQLNSSDQAGTAGKTTHVDQVLPLVDESSPGSTSSFEMLDVEPVRPPYQKVQPHWFFYKQSDDNVLWLPFSKEDSDKLETADNARGNEEVVVAVEGERYDVHVKERKCYPVYWEQAPFEVRRCTWFYKGDKDIRFMPYSEDFSNSLEDAYMIAVTLDEWKRKLDFPTGETVILHNPKLIMHYQPFGFQEDWVSSPSENTRPRTVKRGINNIPVEIPDGEPEKVDHLVFMVHGIGPACDLRFRSIIQCVNDFRSVALSLLSSHYKNAQSEGKVGKVEFLPVNWHSALHGDATGVDEDIHRITLPSISRLRHFTNDTLLDLFFYNSPTYCQTIVDTVASEINRLHALFKKRHPKFEGEISVVGHSLGSLILFDMLTNQRTGSESAREKVLSDDLCDPENDTLEQILTRLGLQQYTPTFKAENLDLESLALCQENDLKDLGIPLGPRKKILKYVRRKCLSEDNKAEGLASVLQGSLGSGDNGNQSAGSAVKKGQFHRTESITSAVDYEYFNMGVGQTSGSIAKGQVSIDYPQLAFQPQTFFAFGSPIGMFLTVRGLKRIDVNYSFPTCKRFYNIYHPFDPVAYRIEPMIVPDVDLEPMLIPHHKGRKRMHLELKDSFTRMSIDLKNNVLGSLRTAWLSLSRLPVAALPPVDEGKTTTEGTLQETRALAGVCASAQREEKSGDFWTKILEWPRALHRQYFQGESEEAESSVSTEQREQAEQGQIKVGMLNEGRRIDYVLQEKPIESFNEYLFAIQSHLCYWESEDAALLLLKEIYDKLDVPLD; encoded by the exons ATGGAACAGGATTCCATCAACATACAGTTTCAGAGGAACGACAGAGAAGTCACCGA GTTACGGCATCAGATTTATCCCAAGACTGAATTAATGTCCCTCAGTCCTGCTGACCAGGGGGGTCTATCTCGGACTGCCTCCCCCACCGGAGATGAAGACCAGCTGAACAGCTCTGATCAGGCTGGGACTGCAGGGAAAACTACTCATGTGGACCAG GTGTTGCCACTTGTGGATGAAAGCTCTCCCGGTTCGACGTCTTCCTTCGAAATGCTCGACGTGGAGCCTGTCCGGCCTCCTTACCAAAAAGTGCAGCCTCATTGGTTCTTCTACAAACAGAGCGATGACAATGTACTCTGGCTCCCTTTTAGCAAAGAAGACTCCGACAAATTAGAGACTGCCGACAACGCAA GAGGAAACGAGGAGGTGGTTGTTGCTGTGGAGGGTGAGCGCTATGACGTACATGTCAAGGAGAGGAAGTGCTATCCCGTATACTGGGAACAAGCTCCCTTCGAAGTTCGCCGCTGCACGTGGTTCTACAAGGGAGATAAAGACATCAGGTTCATGCCATACTCGGAAGACTTCAGCAACAGTCTGGAG GATGCCTACATGATCGCCGTCACATTAGATGAGTGGAAAAGGAAGCTGGACTTTCCCACGGGAGAGACGGTCATTTTGCACAATCCCAAG CTGATAATGCACTACCAGCCATTTGGATTTCAGGAAGACTGGGTCTCCTCGCCATCCGAGAACACCCGTCCTAGAACAGTCAAACGTGGCATAAACAACATCCCTGTAGAAATACCTgatg gTGAACCAGAAAAGGTGGACCATCTTGTTTTTATGGTCCACGGCATCGGTCCTGCATGTGACTTGCGCTTCAGATCCATTATACAGTGTG TGAATGACTTCCGCAGTGTGGCGCTGTCTTTGTTGTCTTCTCATTACAAAAATGCTCAGTCTGAGGGCAAGGTTGGAAAAGTGGAGTTCCTCCCGGTGAACTGGCACAGCGCTTTACATGGAGATGCCACTGGCGTGGATGA GGACATCCATCGGATCACTCTGCCCAGCATCAGCAGACTGAGACACTTCACCAACGACACCCTGCTGGACTTGTTTTTCTATAACAGTCCCACGTACTGCCAGACCATCGTGGACACAGTCGCCTCGGAGATTAACAGGCTGCACGCGCTCTTTAAAAAGAGACACCCCAAGTTCGAGGGAGAGATTTCTGTCGTGGGTCATAGCCTCG GTTCATTGATACTGTTTGATATGCTAACCAACCAGAGAACTGGTTCAGAATCTGCAAGAGAAAAG GTACTGTCTGATGACCTTTGTGATCCGGAAAATGATACACTAGAACAGATTCTCACCCGACTGGGGCTGCAGCAATACACACCCACATTCAAAGCAGAAAATCTGGACCTGGAGTCACTG GCTCTTTGCCAAGAAAATGATCTCAAAGATTTAGGAATTCCTCTTGGACCACGGAAGAAGATCCTGAAATATGTCAGGAGAAAATGTCTTTCAGAG GATAACAAAGCTGAAGGTTTGGCTTCAGTGCTCCAAGGTTCACTTGGCAGTGGGGACAACGGTAACCAGTCTGCAGGATCCGCAGTCAAAAAGGGCCAGTTCCACAGAACAGAGTCCATCACCAGCGCTGTAGATTATGAATATTTCAACATGGGTGTCGGACAG ACCAGTGGAAGCATAGCCAAGGGACAG GTATCCATCGACTACCCGCAGCTAGCGTTCCAGCCGCAGACCTTTTTTGCGTTTGGATCCCCCATTGGAATGTTCCTAACTGTCCGTGGACTGAAACGAATCGATGTCAACTACAGCTTCCCGACCTGCAAGAGATTTTATAACATCTATCACCCG TTTGATCCTGTAGCTTACCGGATTGAACCCATGATTGTTCCAGATGTTGATCTGGAACCAATGCTAATTCCACACCACAAAGGCCGTAAGAGGATGCACTTGG AACTGAAGGACAGCTTCACCCGCATGAGcattgatttgaaaaataatgtccTGGGATCCTTGCGGACAGCTTGGCTGTCACTTTCCAGACTACCGGTGGCTGCGCTGCCCCCGGTGGATGAAGGAAAAACTACAACAGAGGGAACTCTTCAGGAGACACGAG CGTTGGCTGGAGTCTGTGCTTCTGCTCAGAGGGAAGAAAAAAGTGGTGACTTTTGGACAAAAATATTGGAGTGGCCCAGGGCCCTTCATAGGCAATACTTCCAAG GCGAGAGCGAGGAGGCGGAATCGTCAGTATCGACGGAGCAGCGGGAGCAGGCCGAGCAAGGGCAAATAAAAGTGGGCATGTTAAATGAAGGGCGGCGGATCGACTACGTGCTTCAGGAAAAACCTATAGAAAGCTTCAACGAATATTTGTTTGCCATTCAATCCCATCTTTGCTATTG GGAATCCGAGGATGCTGCCCTGCTGCTGCTGAAGGAGATCTACGACAAACTGGATGTGCCCTTGGATTAG
- the ddhd2 gene encoding phospholipase DDHD2 isoform X3, whose translation MEQDSINIQFQRNDREVTELRHQIYPKTELMSLSPADQGGLSRTASPTGDEDQLNSSDQAGTAGKTTHVDQVLPLVDESSPGSTSSFEMLDVEPVRPPYQKVQPHWFFYKQSDDNVLWLPFSKEDSDKLETADNARGNEEVVVAVEGERYDVHVKERKCYPVYWEQAPFEVRRCTWFYKGDKDIRFMPYSEDFSNSLEDAYMIAVTLDEWKRKLDFPTGETVILHNPKLIMHYQPFGFQEDWVSSPSENTRPRTVKRGINNIPVEIPDGEPEKVDHLVFMVHGIGPACDLRFRSIIQCVNDFRSVALSLLSSHYKNAQSEGKVGKVEFLPVNWHSALHGDATGVDEDIHRITLPSISRLRHFTNDTLLDLFFYNSPTYCQTIVDTVASEINRLHALFKKRHPKFEGEISVVGHSLGSLILFDMLTNQRTGSESAREKVLSDDLCDPENDTLEQILTRLGLQQYTPTFKAENLDLESLALCQENDLKDLGIPLGPRKKILKYVRRKCLSEDNKAEGLASVLQGSLGSGDNGNQSAGSAVKKGQFHRTESITSAVDYEYFNMGVGQVSIDYPQLAFQPQTFFAFGSPIGMFLTVRGLKRIDVNYSFPTCKRFYNIYHPFDPVAYRIEPMIVPDVDLEPMLIPHHKGRKRMHLELKDSFTRMSIDLKNNVLGSLRTAWLSLSRLPVAALPPVDEGKTTTEGTLQETRGESEEAESSVSTEQREQAEQGQIKVGMLNEGRRIDYVLQEKPIESFNEYLFAIQSHLCYWESEDAALLLLKEIYDKLDVPLD comes from the exons ATGGAACAGGATTCCATCAACATACAGTTTCAGAGGAACGACAGAGAAGTCACCGA GTTACGGCATCAGATTTATCCCAAGACTGAATTAATGTCCCTCAGTCCTGCTGACCAGGGGGGTCTATCTCGGACTGCCTCCCCCACCGGAGATGAAGACCAGCTGAACAGCTCTGATCAGGCTGGGACTGCAGGGAAAACTACTCATGTGGACCAG GTGTTGCCACTTGTGGATGAAAGCTCTCCCGGTTCGACGTCTTCCTTCGAAATGCTCGACGTGGAGCCTGTCCGGCCTCCTTACCAAAAAGTGCAGCCTCATTGGTTCTTCTACAAACAGAGCGATGACAATGTACTCTGGCTCCCTTTTAGCAAAGAAGACTCCGACAAATTAGAGACTGCCGACAACGCAA GAGGAAACGAGGAGGTGGTTGTTGCTGTGGAGGGTGAGCGCTATGACGTACATGTCAAGGAGAGGAAGTGCTATCCCGTATACTGGGAACAAGCTCCCTTCGAAGTTCGCCGCTGCACGTGGTTCTACAAGGGAGATAAAGACATCAGGTTCATGCCATACTCGGAAGACTTCAGCAACAGTCTGGAG GATGCCTACATGATCGCCGTCACATTAGATGAGTGGAAAAGGAAGCTGGACTTTCCCACGGGAGAGACGGTCATTTTGCACAATCCCAAG CTGATAATGCACTACCAGCCATTTGGATTTCAGGAAGACTGGGTCTCCTCGCCATCCGAGAACACCCGTCCTAGAACAGTCAAACGTGGCATAAACAACATCCCTGTAGAAATACCTgatg gTGAACCAGAAAAGGTGGACCATCTTGTTTTTATGGTCCACGGCATCGGTCCTGCATGTGACTTGCGCTTCAGATCCATTATACAGTGTG TGAATGACTTCCGCAGTGTGGCGCTGTCTTTGTTGTCTTCTCATTACAAAAATGCTCAGTCTGAGGGCAAGGTTGGAAAAGTGGAGTTCCTCCCGGTGAACTGGCACAGCGCTTTACATGGAGATGCCACTGGCGTGGATGA GGACATCCATCGGATCACTCTGCCCAGCATCAGCAGACTGAGACACTTCACCAACGACACCCTGCTGGACTTGTTTTTCTATAACAGTCCCACGTACTGCCAGACCATCGTGGACACAGTCGCCTCGGAGATTAACAGGCTGCACGCGCTCTTTAAAAAGAGACACCCCAAGTTCGAGGGAGAGATTTCTGTCGTGGGTCATAGCCTCG GTTCATTGATACTGTTTGATATGCTAACCAACCAGAGAACTGGTTCAGAATCTGCAAGAGAAAAG GTACTGTCTGATGACCTTTGTGATCCGGAAAATGATACACTAGAACAGATTCTCACCCGACTGGGGCTGCAGCAATACACACCCACATTCAAAGCAGAAAATCTGGACCTGGAGTCACTG GCTCTTTGCCAAGAAAATGATCTCAAAGATTTAGGAATTCCTCTTGGACCACGGAAGAAGATCCTGAAATATGTCAGGAGAAAATGTCTTTCAGAG GATAACAAAGCTGAAGGTTTGGCTTCAGTGCTCCAAGGTTCACTTGGCAGTGGGGACAACGGTAACCAGTCTGCAGGATCCGCAGTCAAAAAGGGCCAGTTCCACAGAACAGAGTCCATCACCAGCGCTGTAGATTATGAATATTTCAACATGGGTGTCGGACAG GTATCCATCGACTACCCGCAGCTAGCGTTCCAGCCGCAGACCTTTTTTGCGTTTGGATCCCCCATTGGAATGTTCCTAACTGTCCGTGGACTGAAACGAATCGATGTCAACTACAGCTTCCCGACCTGCAAGAGATTTTATAACATCTATCACCCG TTTGATCCTGTAGCTTACCGGATTGAACCCATGATTGTTCCAGATGTTGATCTGGAACCAATGCTAATTCCACACCACAAAGGCCGTAAGAGGATGCACTTGG AACTGAAGGACAGCTTCACCCGCATGAGcattgatttgaaaaataatgtccTGGGATCCTTGCGGACAGCTTGGCTGTCACTTTCCAGACTACCGGTGGCTGCGCTGCCCCCGGTGGATGAAGGAAAAACTACAACAGAGGGAACTCTTCAGGAGACACGAG GCGAGAGCGAGGAGGCGGAATCGTCAGTATCGACGGAGCAGCGGGAGCAGGCCGAGCAAGGGCAAATAAAAGTGGGCATGTTAAATGAAGGGCGGCGGATCGACTACGTGCTTCAGGAAAAACCTATAGAAAGCTTCAACGAATATTTGTTTGCCATTCAATCCCATCTTTGCTATTG GGAATCCGAGGATGCTGCCCTGCTGCTGCTGAAGGAGATCTACGACAAACTGGATGTGCCCTTGGATTAG